From Girardinichthys multiradiatus isolate DD_20200921_A chromosome 19, DD_fGirMul_XY1, whole genome shotgun sequence:
CTCCCCTTAAGTGTTTGGAGCTCATTACATCATAGGCTCCTCCGTACGCctgaagcagagacaaaaacaaaatgcttatGCTAAGACTGGTAACATTCAGGCctcctaaacagtttgtgtcatCATTCCATACTTTTCCTTAATTTGTGGAGGTTCCAGTTCTTTTTAAGCCATTTTAAAGCATGCACACAGAAGTTCAACATGGATTTACTGTAGACTTCGAATATGGAACCAAACAACTGGACAAGCAGAtggatggaaagaaaaacaaactgaagaatGACAGATGGACTGATAAAAGAACAAGTCGACACAGAGGAACGGACGGAAAGATTTACAGATGTATGGACCCATGGTCGGTaagaaaaatggatggatggatggatggatgaaagaaaCTGGTGGACAGCTAGATGGACaaatggagggaaggatggaaaGAGAGAGATGGACTGAAGGACAGACAGGAAGACAAACCAAAAGATGGACAGATGTACAAACTAATCTCtgaatggatgaacagatggatctTTTAGACACTGGGACAGGCTATAAAGTGTGGAAATACAATTATGTTTCTATCAGTATCCTGATAAATATTTAGGTCAAACTCCAGACTTTTCCAgcctgtgtaggaaccctggatAGTAACCCTGCTACCTGGGAATCTCACCAGGTTAGCAGCTACATTGCTTTCATCTCAATCGCCCAGATCTACATTCTATACATGCATGAGAGATTCTGTAAACACGCACCTTCCTGGTGATGACGGTTATTTTTGGCACTGTGGCCTCCGCGTAGGCGTACAGCAGTTTGGCTCCATGTCTGATGATGCCTCCATACTCTTGAGTGGTACCTGGTGGGAACCGTCTGTATGAATTAACAGGGATGTCTGTGCATTTCTTGCACAACCACCATATAGCTCTTATGTGGGACTACGCAAACCAGTCCAGCCCACTTCCAATACAGTTTTACAGAATACCTGGCAGAAAACCTGGAACATCCACAAAAGTGATGATGGGAATGTTGAAGGCGTCACAGAAGCGAACAAAACGGGCTCCTTTCACGGAGGAGTTGATGTCCAAACAGCCTATTGAACAAGATAAGCACATCATGGACTGAAGAGTCAAACTATCCCACCTAACTTTCAGCtttctcactttttttttttttaactcaccaGAAGCTACTTTAGGCTGATTACCCACAATCCCCACGGTGCGCCCATTCATTCGGGCAAATCCGACCACGATGTTTTTAGCGTAGTTGGGCATGATCTCAAAGAAGTCCCTCTCATCCACTATCTGAACACACGTGTATGGAAAGCTTTTATGTTTCACGTAAATAAAACGTCACGTTTATATGTCAGTGTGTTTATACACACGTACTGTGTGGATGATGTCCAACATGTCGTAGGCTTTTGTCGACTCAAACGGGACGATGGTGTCCAACGATTTCACCAGACGATCGCTGTGAAGATACAAAGTGACAAAGAAATgtccatttattttataatatagcatatttaaaaacaacaacgtGGCTTTGCAAGATAGAAAAGTGGTGAAgataagaaaaagtaaaataaaataatgtccaATCAATGAAATGGATTTAATAAAATGAGATGGAAAAGGaaaaggaggaggaaaagaaacCAGCAGTCCGGTGGTTTATTATGCACAAACGCCCCAATGGTTGACCCGACCCGATAGAACATTAATGAAGACAGCGAAATGGTCTCAAATCCAACTGGTTTGGATTTCAGTGATGCAGATGCTGATTCCACGTGAGAGAAACAGATCTAATGTGTCCTTTTTCATGAGTTGGATCACCCCACCCACTTAGATTACAAGGATCAAGAAAACCTTACAGCACAGGTCCAGATCCACATCaaacctgtacaggtccttctcaaaatattagcatattatgataaagttcattattttccataatgtaatgatggaaatttaacattcatatattttagattcattgcacactaactgaaatatttcaggtcttttattgtcttaatacggatgattttggcatacagctcatgaaaacccaaaattcctatctcacaaaattagcatatttcatccgaccaataaaagaaaagtgtttttaatacaaaaaacgtcaaccttcaaataatcatgtacagttatgcactcaatacttggtcaggaatccttttgcagaaatgactgcttcaatgcggcgtggcatggaggcaatcagcctgtggcactgctgaggtcttatggagacccaggatgcttcgatagcggcctttagctcatccagagtgttgggtcttgagtctctcaaagttctcttcacaatatcccacagattctctatggggttcaggtcaggagagttggcaggtcaattgagcacagtgataccatggtcagtaaaccatttaccagtggttttggcactgtgagcaggtgccaggtcgtgctgaaaaatgaaatcttcatctccataaagcttttcagcagatggaagcatgaagtgctccaaaatctcctgatagctagctgcattgaccctgcccttgataaaacacagtggaccaacaccagcagctgacaccccagaccatcactgactgtgggtacttgacactggacttctggcattttggcatttccttctccccagtcttcctccagactctggcaccttgatttccgaatgacatgcagaatttgctttcatccgaaaaaagtactttggaccactgagcaacagtccagtgctgcttctctgtagcctaggtcaggcgcttctgccgctgtttctggttcaaaagtggcttgacctggggaatgcggcacctgtagcccatttcctgcacacgcctgtgcacggtggctctggatgtttctactccagactcagtccactgcttccacaggtcccccaaggtctggaatcggcccttctccacaatcttcctcagggtccggtcacctcttctcgttgtgcagcgttttctgccacactttttccttcccacagacttcccactgaggtgccttgatacagcactctgggaacagcctattcgttcagaaatttctttctgtgtcttaccctcttgcttgagggtgtcaatagtggccttctggacagcagtcaggtcggcagtcttacccatgattggggttttgagtgatgaaccaggctgggagttttaaaggcctcaggaatcttttgcaggtgtttagagttaactcgttgattcagatgattaggttcatagctcgtttagagacccttttaatgatatgctaattttgtgagataggaattttgggttttcatgagctgtatgccaaaatcatccatattaagacaataaaaggcctgaaatatttcagttagtgtgcaatgaatctaaaatatatgactgttaaattttcatcattacattatggaaaataatgaacgttatcacaatatgctaatgttttgagaaggacctgtatattaaaaATCACCCACAAATTAAAATACAACCATATCTTATTAAGAGATAATAGTAAGTCAGCAAACTCTGTGTTAAAATCCTTCACGCCTCTCAGCGGGCCTGTACGCCACGGCGCAGAAGAACGAAGGAGAGGGGTTCTAAACGTTACACTTCCAAGATGGCGTATAACTATTCCAGCAATGAGATTAGATTGAAATACCGAAGAGGTCCCAACACTCTTCCCAGAGGTCCATGGAGAGCTAAAACATGAGACCCCAGGTGAAAGGAGTTCCAAGAAACAAGGAGGACTCTCAAGGCTGGAGCCAAGTTTCTGTCAGTAGCTTAAAATCTAGCTCTGATTGAGTGAATAAGTCATTTAAAATGAACGACTTGTTATTCAGCAATCTGGTGTTCATTAGAGCCATCTGACGCTTGACCAAGCTAGAAGCAGAAGCCAAGTTCCCCGGCGAAGGTTTCCTCGGTTCACGCCGTCCCTGTGGATCTGTGTCCCAGAGAGTAGGGTCCTTTTCCACCTCATCCAGGGGAGTGACGACTAGTACAAGACTCCCTTCTCCGTTTAAAAGGTTATGGTTTATCTGGTCATTGATCATAGACGaggagagcagagcagagaaataTAACAAACATCAGACCAGGTAACGAGAAGGGTCAGCTCACCAAACACACTAGTGCCGTCACGCCAATAAAGGCAGTTGGGGGTAAAGATGGCACTGATACGTACACCTCGAAGCGGGCAACAGAGGTAGTTGCCGAGCCAACCTGGTGTATAATGTTCAGTTGTCACTTGGACGATGACATGTCACCTCGTGttgtgcaaacacacacactgatgctCCACAGGGCTCCCTATGTTTGGTACCATACCAGAATGGAACTCCTTTTACATCAATaatgcacaacagctgtgagaAGAGCTTTCCTGTGCCGTTTTCTACAATTTTTGTGAAATATAAAGGGAGACCTTTTACCTGGGGTCATTGCACTCCCTGATGGGCGCTGGATCCTGATTACTAAGTGGAAGGAAGTTGAAGAACTCACGTAGGTTTAACAAAGCCTCGACATCATTCTCAAAAGCCCGATGAGCCACACCTGACAACAGAAGGGACACATTTTTTTAAGTCATAAACTTATGAgcttaatacatttaaaaatatgatcACAGCCCTCTGAGTTTGAGAGCAGGCTGCTTTAGATCAGCATTCACAAAACCTTTCCATCTGCAAAGATCTGGGAAACTGACCAGAAACAGTGGTGTGAGTTTTGGCCCCCCCGAGCTCCTCCTGTGTCACGTCTTCGTTGGTCACAGACTTCACAACATCTGGTCCTGTGATGAACAGGTACGACGTGTCCTAATCCCATACACAAGACAGTCGGGTCAGGCAAACTCTAGACTCTAAATCAACATGGCAGTGTGAATATACACAGTTAAAACACACTCATTAGGGGCAACCGTGTCATTAATTCGGCATCTTTGATGATGCAAATTGATCTTTTTTTCCAGGGTGAAATGATCGTAGAACATAAAAACGAAAATCTGGTGCACAAGTTTCCATTTGTTGTAgcttttctctaatccacataGGCTCAAAATTATGAATTTGGACTCAAATAtctacacacacacccacaagtATTAGATTAAATGCCTTTTTGGAAGTTGCAAGTCAACCACATTCCGCTtgcagccatcaacaagcttctggtatAATTATACCAGGATAAATTATCGTTGTACTATTGGAACGCCCACTTGTGTCCAACAGGACAAACATCTGACCTAAACTTGGCCCCTCAGAAGAAAGGAGATTGGCTACCTGAGATGGTTCTGACAAACAAATGATCCCCTGCACTAAAACAGACCGCTTTAAGTGCAATAGAAATTTACAGCTGGCCACATGGTTAAGCCAAACGCCTTCTAGAGAAAAGTTCAATGATAAGACGAGACGCAGATCAAGCATTTTGGCCACAATGGAGTCAAGGTGAGACCCTCTAACCAAAGAATATTACACCAgctgtaaagcatggtggtggccgcATCATGTTCCATGTCTTGACTACCCAAGGTACTGATGCAATGCACCAAGTGGATGGAATGATGAGGAGGGAAAATTTGCTTCTTCAACTCCCCTTTAAATCAAAAGATACTTGGTCGAAACTTGGATACCATCGGGTGTCCCAACATGACAgcgatcccaaacacacatcaactGGTTCTGGAATGGATAAACAATATCCATGGAGCTTCCGAAACAGTCCCCATCTCAAGCCTGATGAAAATTTGTGGACTATGTTTAACCAGTCAGTTTAAATGAACCCTTACGGTACAACTTCTGATAGGAAGAGTGGTCCAGATTTATGCCAGACGTTTGCTCATGACTACAAAAAGCCTGGGGTCGGGATGCAATTTGCCAAGACACATCTAATCAAACATTAGTAAGagtgtacaggggttggacaatgaaactgaaacacctggttttagaccacaataatttattagtatggtgtagggcctccttttgcggccaatacagcgtcaattcgtcttgggaatgacatatacaagtcctgcagattggtcagagggattttaagccattcttcttgcaggatagtggccaggtcactacgtgatactggtggaggaaaatgtttcctgactcgctcttcCAAAACACcgcaaagtggctcaataatatttagatctggtgactgtgcagaccatgggagatgttcaacttcactttcatgttcattaaaccaatctttcaccagtcttgctgtgtgtattggtgcattgcgccagcaagacgtgcaccaacaatgtgtcctcttttgaactctggtatgtcacccataatgttgtgtgcatttcaatattttgagcaaaactgtgttcttaccctgctaattgaaccttcacactctgctcttactggtgcaatgagcaatcaatgaagactggctaccaggctggtccaatttagccatgaaacctcctacactaaaatgacaggtgtttcagtttcattgtccaacccctgtagatttatatttaagcctgtatgtataattgtgaccctgtgtggattagagaaaatcgacgattcatttaaagttttgtttaatACATTCAATGAAGCTGTTTGCTATATTATcaggaaaatgtttaaatgcctcataaaaaaaatcaacatttatGTGGGTGTATGTAATCTAGTCACCCAAACCGGGCTGTGTCTGAGCTGCCTCATACCTTAACCATGAAGGTGAAATCTGTGAGGGCAGGGGAGTACACCGCACCTCCTGCACAGGGGCCCATGATGAGGGAGATCTGAGGGATGACTCCTGAAGCCAACACATTTCTCTGGGAAAGGAAAATGTCTCATTTTTTATCTCTTGGCCATGGAAAGACTAGGAGGTCTGCCTGCTGCTGAGGGTTAGTTCAAGCTGGGCttcaaaaatgtaataaaatcaaGAAGACAGtgcaaacaaatacaaatgtattCAAAAGGTTCCTAAAGGTGATGTGAATTTGCACATTCCATCATTAACTCTGAGGTTTCATCAATGACTCTGACTGTGAACCTAAAGAAGAACAGTAAGGTGCACACCAGAAATATATCTGCATATCCGGCCAGGGACTCCACTCCTTCCTGGATacgagctcctccagagtcgtTTAGTCCGATCACAGGAGCCCCGACTGTCATGGCCTGATCCATGACCTGAGCACACAAAGCCAAATGTTATAGCTAACAGGCCATAATGCCAAAGCTGGGAAAATTGTGTTAAATGGTGCAGTAGGATGTTTGGTTACCTTGCAGATCTTCTGTGCATGAGCACCAGACAAGCTGCCACCAAACACTGTGAAGTCCTGAAACAAGCAGAGGAGGCAAATCACGGAGGATCCAACAGGGTTGGTACTGCTGCACAAAGACTGTGGTCTGTACCTGGCTGAACACATACACCAGCCTCCCGTTGATCCTGCCTCGGCCAGTCACAACACTGTCACCAGGAAACTGAAAATATACAAGCACGCAGTTAAAAATGAACCCTTTCCTCATTTGGGTTGCAGTTTTCTGAATGTTACCTGTTACCTTGTTGCCGTCCTGCTCCATACCAAAGTCAGAACAGCGGTGTTCCACAAACATGTCCGTCTCCACAAAGGACTCGAGGTCCAGCAGGAGTTCCACTCGTTCCCTGGCGGTCAGCTTGCCCTGCGGCACATGAACACAATATTGGCACGAATTACCTgaaatcttttcttcttctcgGAAAAAACGGGGCATTACAGGCATGGAGGAGATCCAACATATAGCAAGATATTAAAGGAATTATACTTATaacttttttcccattttgcgaccaacaacaaaaacatcagtTGTCTTTGTTTGGATTTGATATGACAGACAAGTAGTAGCACAAAACTGTTAATTGGAAAGACAatgatactttgtagaaccactatTATCTAATGTGCTCATGCCTCTCTTCCATCTTGATACATCCAGAGAACAGCATTTTTCCCATCCACCCATCTCCCCATCAACAGTGAGtggcttttttgttgttgctgaaaATAAGCATCCccacggcatgatgctgccacccttgtgttttactgtggggaGGGTTTGTTCGTTGGTCAGATGTACAGTGCTAGTTTCCCTCCACACACACAGCATAATGCGTGTGGACCAAAAGCttccattttggtctcatctgctGTAGCTCCTCAAGAGTTgccatgagcctcttggctcACACACTGATAATGACAGGATAACTGATATTTTGCAGCTCTAATTTATACTGACATTGACCATTAACtatttaatattttccttttactgtACAAATATGAACTCCATTGTGTTGTTCCATCACATAACATCCCAATAACATTGACTACTGCATTTGCTTTTGGATTTCACTATAGGACACAGAGTGATCAGCATGCCACGTATAGTAATGCAATAACCTTTTATGATAATGCtttataaatacttttatgtCGATGTGCATTTTAACACCACCTTTCTGTGCATAAAGGTAAAGAGAACTAGTGAGGTTTTGCTGCCGAAACTGCAGAATATTCGTATTTCCAAAGGGCGCTGAGAATCTTCAAGTTTCATTTTTACATGAAAGGATTTGAGCTacttgaacatttttttttaggtgtctgtttgctgacattaccctttTGTGTTGTGCATCTATTCTCTTCTGACCTCCCCCGATTAGCGCCGCCTTGCGTTTCTCTTCGATCCTCTCCTTGACGGACAGGTGTTTGACCGAGTACCAGCGGCATTCCGGCTGGAGAGCGGACTGCGGTGAGGACGCTGCTGCTGCGCCATATTTGATCTGTGCTAAACTCCTGGAGGAGACCCTCAAACCGCTAAACAGTCTACAACTTCTACGAGCCACACTGAAGGCCGCCATCATGCCTGTGCGTGGTCTGTGATGGCAGTGGGACAAGGAGAGACAGGAACTTGAGCCAATGGCGTACCGAGGGGAGGGTTCTGATAACCAATCAGAAAGCGCGAATTCCCAGAGGCAATGAATGGGCGGGATTTTACCAAAGAAAACTTTGGGAAGCAGTTTCCGTGGCCCTCCATAAGGTGGATCTTCAGCTAGGTGAATAAAAGTCAaaaggtgaaaatgttttttttgtttttttttttagtatagATCAAAGTGGTTACTTAATCTTGGAGGATAATGATGTAACATGTATTTGTATTACTTTAGTTGTGATGatcaatatattttagataaCTGGTGAATGTATCTCAGAAGTGAGTAAAGGtagatattatttttttcttcttacttTTCGGGGTCAGCGCATATTTAAAATCCAACATATTGTAAAAATATGGCCcgtttgttcttttctttttttgtggccAAAACCCGATAAGTAGAATATTTGTCTTATTCTTAGATATGTATTTCTGCTGTGATATTTTGTGACTATAGGGGGCGCTGTTTAACAGAAATACATGAACAAGAGCCCAAAgaaaattttcatcattttgtACAGTGGCTTTTTTTCACTACCATATATTGACAGTGATGTTACATTTCCTAAATGAGAAAACATTATGTTACCTAATAgtgttcaacattttttttactgtagtgCTTGTCTGTGCtgcaaaaattttaatttgtgcCACTATTATGTTTTGATAATTgccctttttttaaaatcagaatcctgtaataaaaacaaaaagcaaggggttatttggttttcattttaatatactaaatattaaaatgaaatacaagGTGCCATCTTTATGTGATCAGAAATGGGTGAGGgcaaatttaattttgttttgacttttttttttgtaaatctatAAAAATCTggcaaagagaaacaaaaaacgATCCAGTTTTGTGCTATTCTGCATCAACACCTCTATTTGTGTTAGCAAAGTGTTACTTCACCCCATGACATCACAGTCCACATACTGcatgtgcaaatgttttcaacattGGGTTCAAATTATAATCGACTTTCACTGCTTATCTAAGAATATGAAAAGTATTGGGgaattttttgtttctctttttcattttgtttttattatttacatcattaaaagaaaaatcaatccAATTTAAATTGTGTAGTCATCTGTTACTGACAACAGAGAAAAAATGCTTCCAAAACATTACCAAACATCCACCTAATGTTGTTCAAATTACTGCTAAAACTGGAttgcatttcttttgtttttatacttcAAATTAAGGAGATTatctaaatggaaaaaaaaaatcacctctgtaaaacactttttacCTAAAACACATAAGCAGACATGAACCCAATATGTTTAAAATCCATCTGCTCAAAGGGATGGACGCAGGGGATGGCAAGAAGTGCCCATTGATCATACTGTGTTCCAATCATACCTGGAAGTCAGTTTCCGAGTTCCAAGTTGGGAACATTCAACTGGAGTAACAcaggtttaaaaagaaaaacaaacgtTAAAAAAATCATATCTTTATCACAAGCTAGCAAGAAAAATTCTTGTcataacaaaacaaattgtGGTGGAAATGCTGCATTTTATCACAAGACGACTGGTTGCAAAACTCGGTTTTCGTTTTCTGTTCAGTGTTCCCTTTGTGTTGTAGTgacaatgttatttttttctcataataaaatatttttcctggTGTCTCAAGAAAAATTTTTACTTCTCAGATTTTTGCCTTCAtggttaaaatatttatagctGGGGTGGCCATTTCTTGTTTCTGTAATTCTGGTCATTAGGACAACAAATATATTGCTGAACTGGTTTTCTGACATAAATGGAAAACCTTTAGGCTGGAACTTATTTCATTCCCATGTCTCAGTTCCAACTTAGGATATAAATCGAATGCAGCCTTAGGCCTCAACACCACTTTGGTAATCCAATGGTGAAGTCCTTCCAAGTGCTGCCATATAGGTCTAATCATAGGGGCAGAACTACAATGGGGACCCAGAAAAGGATATTACTTGGCTGCTAAAATCTCCCTATTATTGTAAAACCTGATGTGGGTATAAGAGTAAGTTATATTATTTGTTTGGTACATTACCTTAGACCCTGAAGGTATTCATGTTGACTGTCTGCAGGCTATaaactgcactgttcaaaaaCGGAAAGATCACAGATGTAATCTGGTGAACAAAAACGTCACATTGTATAAACCCATTAATGTTTAAAATCCTTATTAAGTTCACTGTTTTGAGTTGTTTTAGATTCCAAAGAACGTTTTTCTGGAAGCCTCGAGCAGAACAGTGTTTCTCAGTTATAATTTGGACTTTATTCTCaacatttaaacttttcaaAACAGACTAATTTTTACTTGCCTTTAATATACACtttaatatacttttaaaattgtattttaatattttgcctCGACATGACACCATGACATTCAACCGAGTCTGGTAGTAATCTTGACACaaacaatattagaaaaaaataaaagtgaacaAGGAGATTGAGGATATGAGGAAAGCACTGAGCAAAAAAACGTGACTGTAACCTTGGTAACTACAGCAGGTCTCGCGCGATGTGTATGCTTATCGAGAGGGGCTGATGTGAGGGAAAAAGTGGTAAATCGTACGATTGATGCACTTATAACAATGCAGCAAATTTGCTATGGTTAGATCATAACTCGTCAAGTATTTTTGCAGCATCTACATCGATCGCAGCGCGTCAGGTTGCAGCTTGCATTTTTCTTCACTGCGTGACGTATAAGACGGTCCAAGTGGGCAAGTGATACGGTTAAATCTCCGCTAGCTATGCTAATGCTAGCTCTTTAGCTTTGTTTACATCTAGTGCGCGCCTGGTGGATAATTTCCGACCACACAATTTGGAGATTTTAGCTTTAGTTCTGCATATATCTGATCATTCATACGAAAATAGTGTTGGATAGTAAATAATCCTTTTGGCTACTACTGTGTATCTGCTATTTTGCCGATTATTAGGCTAACATTAGCTACATCATGCTAACCTTTTGATCTTGGCTCGTTCGATCATGCGGTTTGATGGTAGCCCATAGGTTTCTTTAGATATGCGTCTTGTTACGACATGTGGTGTAATTCTTCCGACTTTATAGTAGTCCTTAATTATGAACTTAAAGAACTTTTGGATTAAAAGGGAACTACTACAAAACAAACTGGCGATGCTAACTTAAGCTAGCCACCTGCTGAGCTAGCTAACATTGTTCGCTTTCAATGAGACGGCTACACAATGTTCGTCGTCTCACATTGTGTCCATAATTAATTTATATCTTATCCTGCGTTGACGGGGTGCCGTGGGCGCTGGTTGCAACACCAggctgcttttattttcttatccaAGTTGGCTGTCCGTGGATACTTTCCCTTGGAC
This genomic window contains:
- the pccb gene encoding propionyl-CoA carboxylase beta chain, mitochondrial isoform X1, with protein sequence MMAAFSVARRSCRLFSGLRVSSRSLAQIKYGAAAASSPQSALQPECRWYSVKHLSVKERIEEKRKAALIGGGQKRIDAQHKRGKLTARERVELLLDLESFVETDMFVEHRCSDFGMEQDGNKFPGDSVVTGRGRINGRLVYVFSQDFTVFGGSLSGAHAQKICKVMDQAMTVGAPVIGLNDSGGARIQEGVESLAGYADIFLRNVLASGVIPQISLIMGPCAGGAVYSPALTDFTFMVKDTSYLFITGPDVVKSVTNEDVTQEELGGAKTHTTVSGVAHRAFENDVEALLNLREFFNFLPLSNQDPAPIRECNDPSDRLVKSLDTIVPFESTKAYDMLDIIHTIVDERDFFEIMPNYAKNIVVGFARMNGRTVGIVGNQPKVASGCLDINSSVKGARFVRFCDAFNIPIITFVDVPGFLPGTTQEYGGIIRHGAKLLYAYAEATVPKITVITRKAYGGAYDVMSSKHLRGDVNYAWPTAEVAVMGAKGAVQIIFRGKENQAEAEAEYVEKFANPFPAAVRGFVDDIIEPATTRKKICSDLEVLASKKQVNPWKKHANIPL
- the pccb gene encoding propionyl-CoA carboxylase beta chain, mitochondrial isoform X2 yields the protein MGKLTARERVELLLDLESFVETDMFVEHRCSDFGMEQDGNKFPGDSVVTGRGRINGRLVYVFSQDFTVFGGSLSGAHAQKICKVMDQAMTVGAPVIGLNDSGGARIQEGVESLAGYADIFLRNVLASGVIPQISLIMGPCAGGAVYSPALTDFTFMVKDTSYLFITGPDVVKSVTNEDVTQEELGGAKTHTTVSGVAHRAFENDVEALLNLREFFNFLPLSNQDPAPIRECNDPSDRLVKSLDTIVPFESTKAYDMLDIIHTIVDERDFFEIMPNYAKNIVVGFARMNGRTVGIVGNQPKVASGCLDINSSVKGARFVRFCDAFNIPIITFVDVPGFLPGTTQEYGGIIRHGAKLLYAYAEATVPKITVITRKAYGGAYDVMSSKHLRGDVNYAWPTAEVAVMGAKGAVQIIFRGKENQAEAEAEYVEKFANPFPAAVRGFVDDIIEPATTRKKICSDLEVLASKKQVNPWKKHANIPL